One window of Synergistaceae bacterium genomic DNA carries:
- the glyS gene encoding glycine--tRNA ligase subunit beta, with the protein MSARDMLFEIGTEEIPARFMPKALQDIYSYSADEFASAHISCGEITVRCTPRRLILLIKDVADKQMDIVEIAKGPMKAQAFDAEGKPTKAAEGFARSRGVSVEDLTVQSVNGTEYVAAEKREAGKPTAEVLPGILERIIKKLSFQKSMYWADRAVRFARPVRWMVALYGEDTVDVSFGNVKSGNISRGHRFMGAASVEIKDPSKYASAMADNFVVADPEERRMMILDGISQIEKKLGAIVDVDPALLDENVHLVEYPVVFYGSFDKGFLDIPEEVLTLSMAKNQRYFPVRDTEGRLMANFVGVSNNRAKDMTIVREGNERVLRARLYDAAFFWKEDQKKSLDVMAEELRSVTYQEQLGSVYDKVQRVKALALRITDMLAMNDIRPYVERAAEISKADLVSNMVYEFADVQGVMGREYARISGEPDEVSTAIYEQYLPRFAGDEIPSSYSGAILGLAERADTIAAIYKIGLEPTSSQDPYGLRRAARCINEIIWGLGLDIDINKLMAEAAVPLGLDKTTMEKISAFLRQRMQVQLKEKGLKHEVIMLAVQTVPSLPLQVYRMAGTLQKSSDEAWFAGLITAAVRVKNLLGKAGDVSGSIDPSKFTTDPEKNLYDKLLHLTVYAKDAVSEFDWEKLASILAELAPVISQFFEDVLVMDNDPAIRSNRLALLKKCQEFFMQAGDFSLLK; encoded by the coding sequence ATGTCTGCAAGGGATATGCTTTTTGAAATCGGGACGGAGGAGATACCGGCACGCTTCATGCCCAAGGCGCTTCAGGATATTTATTCATACTCGGCAGATGAATTTGCGTCCGCCCATATAAGCTGCGGGGAGATAACCGTCAGGTGCACGCCGCGCAGGCTTATACTCTTGATAAAAGATGTGGCGGATAAACAGATGGATATTGTGGAGATAGCAAAAGGCCCGATGAAGGCACAGGCGTTTGACGCTGAGGGCAAGCCCACTAAGGCTGCGGAAGGATTTGCCAGAAGCAGAGGTGTAAGCGTCGAGGACCTTACAGTACAGTCGGTAAATGGGACAGAGTATGTCGCTGCCGAAAAACGCGAGGCCGGTAAACCTACTGCGGAGGTCCTGCCCGGGATACTGGAGCGCATTATCAAAAAACTCTCCTTTCAGAAGAGCATGTACTGGGCAGACAGGGCAGTGCGTTTTGCAAGGCCAGTAAGATGGATGGTTGCCCTTTATGGCGAGGATACCGTCGATGTGAGTTTCGGAAATGTAAAGAGTGGGAACATCTCCAGGGGGCACCGTTTTATGGGAGCTGCTTCAGTGGAGATCAAGGATCCTTCAAAATATGCATCGGCTATGGCGGATAATTTTGTCGTTGCTGATCCCGAAGAGCGCAGGATGATGATACTGGACGGAATATCACAGATAGAAAAAAAACTTGGCGCAATTGTAGATGTAGACCCTGCGCTACTGGATGAGAATGTACACCTTGTCGAATATCCTGTCGTATTTTATGGCAGTTTTGATAAGGGTTTCCTTGATATACCAGAGGAAGTGCTTACACTGTCGATGGCTAAAAACCAGCGCTATTTTCCTGTAAGAGACACCGAAGGCAGGCTTATGGCCAACTTTGTCGGAGTCAGCAACAACAGGGCAAAGGATATGACAATCGTCAGGGAGGGCAATGAAAGGGTACTTCGTGCCAGGCTTTATGATGCTGCGTTTTTTTGGAAAGAGGATCAGAAGAAATCTCTGGATGTGATGGCTGAAGAGCTTAGATCAGTCACGTATCAGGAACAGCTCGGATCTGTCTATGACAAGGTCCAGAGGGTAAAGGCGCTTGCCCTGCGCATCACGGATATGCTTGCCATGAACGACATCAGGCCTTATGTAGAGAGGGCGGCAGAGATTTCCAAGGCAGACCTTGTCTCAAACATGGTATATGAATTTGCCGATGTCCAGGGAGTGATGGGCCGTGAATATGCGCGGATATCGGGAGAGCCGGATGAAGTTTCCACCGCCATATATGAACAGTATCTGCCAAGGTTTGCAGGCGATGAGATCCCATCTTCTTATTCCGGAGCGATACTTGGGCTTGCCGAGAGGGCGGATACGATTGCGGCTATATATAAGATAGGACTTGAGCCTACTTCCTCACAGGATCCATACGGGTTGCGCAGGGCTGCCAGGTGCATAAATGAGATAATATGGGGGCTTGGGCTCGATATCGACATAAACAAACTCATGGCCGAAGCTGCCGTACCGCTTGGACTGGATAAGACAACAATGGAAAAGATATCTGCTTTTCTAAGGCAGCGCATGCAGGTGCAGCTCAAAGAAAAAGGGCTTAAACACGAGGTCATTATGCTTGCTGTTCAGACTGTCCCTTCTCTGCCGCTCCAGGTTTACCGCATGGCAGGGACACTCCAGAAGAGCAGCGATGAGGCATGGTTTGCGGGGCTTATCACAGCGGCAGTCAGGGTCAAGAACCTGCTTGGCAAGGCCGGTGACGTTAGCGGCAGCATAGATCCGTCTAAATTTACGACGGATCCAGAAAAAAACCTTTATGATAAGCTGCTGCATCTAACAGTTTATGCGAAGGATGCGGTTTCGGAATTTGACTGGGAAAAACTCGCATCTATCCTTGCAGAACTTGCTCCTGTAATATCGCAGTTTTTTGAAGATGTACTCGTAATGGACAATGACCCGGCTATCCGCAGCAACAGGCTTGCACTGCTGAAAAAATGCCAGGAATTTTTTATGCAGGCCGGTGATTTCAGTCTGCTTAAATAA
- a CDS encoding glycine--tRNA ligase subunit alpha, with protein MNFQEIIMRLESFWASQGCVIQQPYDIEVGAGTMNPATTLRVLGPEPWRVAYVEPSRRPTDGRYGENPNRLQHYYQYQVIIQPAPADIQEMYLESLKVLGIDPEEHDIRFVEDDWENPTTGAWGLGWEVWLDGMEITQFTYFQQMGSIDMEVVPAELTYGIERIAMFVQKVDNVYDLNWVGNVKYGDIHHKGEVEHSTYNFEVADTDMLFKLFNMYEAESKRILERGLVLPAYDYVLKCSHSFNLLDARNAISVTERTGYIGRVRAIAGACCQAYLEQRAEMGHPLSGKFDFYEKAEGGAC; from the coding sequence GTGAATTTTCAGGAGATTATAATGCGTCTGGAGAGCTTCTGGGCATCCCAGGGATGTGTCATCCAGCAGCCTTATGATATTGAGGTTGGCGCAGGCACGATGAATCCGGCAACGACACTGCGTGTTCTTGGCCCGGAGCCGTGGCGTGTCGCTTATGTTGAACCATCCAGAAGGCCGACTGACGGAAGATACGGTGAAAACCCAAACAGGCTTCAGCATTACTACCAGTACCAGGTCATTATTCAGCCTGCTCCTGCAGATATTCAGGAAATGTATCTTGAAAGCCTGAAAGTTCTTGGCATCGACCCGGAGGAACATGATATCCGTTTTGTGGAGGACGATTGGGAGAACCCGACTACGGGAGCATGGGGGCTTGGGTGGGAGGTTTGGCTTGACGGTATGGAAATCACTCAGTTCACCTATTTTCAGCAGATGGGTTCTATAGATATGGAAGTCGTTCCCGCTGAACTTACTTATGGGATAGAGCGTATTGCTATGTTCGTCCAAAAGGTTGACAATGTATATGACCTTAACTGGGTCGGCAATGTGAAGTACGGGGATATCCACCATAAGGGCGAGGTCGAGCATTCCACATATAACTTTGAAGTGGCGGACACCGATATGCTTTTTAAGCTCTTCAACATGTATGAGGCTGAATCAAAGAGGATACTTGAACGCGGACTTGTTCTCCCCGCCTATGATTATGTGCTGAAATGTTCGCACTCATTCAATCTGCTCGATGCCAGAAATGCAATAAGCGTAACTGAGCGCACAGGTTACATCGGACGTGTGAGGGCCATCGCAGGGGCTTGCTGTCAGGCCTATCTGGAGCAGCGCGCAGAGATGGGGCATCCGCTCTCCGGAAAATTTGACTTCTACGAAAAAGCGGAAGGGGGCGCTTGCTGA